Proteins from a single region of Heterodontus francisci isolate sHetFra1 chromosome 29, sHetFra1.hap1, whole genome shotgun sequence:
- the LOC137345786 gene encoding probable G-protein coupled receptor 139 has translation MYRPINSIEKIYYLILAVIGVPVNLLAIVILSRGKCGLSNCTTRYLVAMATADLLVIFTIVIMRRIRYYYFPVSFLDITPVCSVHNVLTWAATDCSVWFTVTFTFDRFVAICCQKLKTKYCTEKTAAVVLATTCILLCSKNVPLYFKYEPGEIIDNVPWDCDIKPSYFTDPGWVGFDRFNPVLTPLIPFALILLLNALTVRHILVASRVRQGLRGQSKGENRSDPEMESRRKSMILLFTISGNFILLWFAYVLYYFNITHHFDSDSAYIFALVQWMLMNLSCCTNTFIYVATQSKFREQFKSAVKYPVTSIIQLMNKQNN, from the coding sequence ttaatttactggcgattgtgatcctgtcccggggaaagtgtggcctctccaactgcaccactcgctacctggtggccatggcaacagcggatctactggtcattttcACTATTGTCATTATGCGGCGGATCCGGTATTATTATTTCCCGGTGTcattcctggacatcacccctgtgtgtagtgttcacAATGTCCTGACCtgggcagccacagactgttctgtttggttcaccgtcactttcacctttgatcgatttgtggccatttgttgccagaagctgaaaacaaaatattgcaccgagaaaactgcggctgtggttctagcaacaacctgcattctgctctgttcaaaaaatgtacccctttattttaaatatgaacctggagagataattgacaatgtaccgtgGGACTGTGAtataaagccaagctattttactgatcccggatgggtgggatttgacaggTTTAATCCGGTTTTAACTCcattgatcccatttgctttaatcctgttgctcaacgctctgacagtcagacacattttagtggccagtcgagtccgacagggactgaggggtcagagcaagggagagaatcgcagtgacccagagatggagagcagaaggaagtctatgattttactcttcaccatatccggcaacttcatacttctgtggttcgcGTACGTTTTATATTATTTTAACATCACACATCATTTTGACTCTGATTCTGCTTACATATTTGCTCTAGTTCAATGGATGCTGATGAACttaagctgctgcacaaacacatttatttatgttgcgactcagtccaagttcagagaacaattcaagagtgcggtgaaatatccggttacatcaattattcaattaatgaataagcaAAACAACTGA